Within Montipora foliosa isolate CH-2021 chromosome 3, ASM3666993v2, whole genome shotgun sequence, the genomic segment CAAAGTTACTCGATTTCCTTTACTTTCTTCAGTCCTTTTACTACTTCGTCAGAAACGATGCGTAGTTATTTTGAACAGATCTTACCTTTTTAACGACGGCGCTTACTGAATTCAAAGGGGTTATGAATGTCCgtaagatcttaacaagtgttatatTGTtggaaagctttaaaatacaaagcaatgtatggcgttcttatGCAAATCGAAGCTtacttatctctgaaaaatgcaggaTTAGTcccgatttttttttggatacaaagagCACTTTCTAAATTCTGCTTTTTTCCGCATCGTTTTAATCCGTGCAAAAAAATCTCTGTGTTAATATTCACCACCCACAGGAGACccagtatctcgagatgtgcagaacctatgcacaataacaatagtaggcaccgtccttaaatcaaaCAGATCGCTCTTACTTATGATTCAGAGTTTACTCAAGGGTAAAGTATATAATTTCATCCAGTAACATGAAGCATAGTATTTGGCGCTTATTAAAACCAAGTCAAACGTAAATGCTCGTATCCTCTaaccattgtttttcttttatcaagTGGGGTCCAGTTGgtgggtgggaggggggggggggggtaattgTCCATGTTTTGTACAatccctgctcaagacctacTAAAgtctcccttcaattccacgcacgaaccatcgttaaattaccgcaagcatacttgaacatctcccttcccctcggcaggTTTTCTAttatttaggtaaactagtgaTACTATTAAATCCCCTCAAGGGGCATCTGTAATGCTTGATGGTCATTTCATTAaaattaagtaatggtccggctaagaagcaggcagaaaaacaatagcccgcggcaatagcgtcggttagttaaaatgtgccaacatttttaatcaaattaagttcggctgttcccattggtgtaagcagctaaaagcgcgaaatttgaatttcaatgaaaaatgtaatcgacttgccgtctaaaaaattagattctgtttcgtagaacaaatcattatgccttcaaaaactatgtttgtaaatatcggcaagattctatgcgccatttgattggcgcatagaacaatgcccaaatttggccgagagacagagatcaagggcatggggaagaagaaatccaaaaaaggcttttttttcatttttttctcatcttttttcgacattttccgatattagccaatcagatgcctcgattggagtgaaattaaaaattaatatttcgcagcttctaagtacttttgccgctgggctgcctgcttcttagccggaccattacttaaactCACAACATCAGAGGTAATAAAAGCGGTAAGTTATATCGAGGTGAACCAAGCCATTAGTCCCGACAACATCCCCGGCAGATCGTGAAAGGAAACTGCGTCTAATATTATCCGATCCCTCTTCCCTCTTCTCAACCTAACACTGTCATTGGGGAAATTTCCTGATCAGTAGAAGTTGGATCTGTTCTGTTCACAAAATGAAGACCCCACTCTGGCCAAGAGTTACCGTTCAATTTCATTATTATGTATTACCTTTAAATGCGTAGAAAAATGTGTTTGACCTTCAATTTGGCTATGGAGACTTCTTTCACCAAGTGAAGGTAAACGGAAGACAGCGAAATTCATGCGGACTCAATCAAGTTCCTcatgcaaaacaaaattacttgaaatgttatttttaatcGAAGCCTGTCCTAGTGAGGTATAAAACGCTGATAAAACTCTTTCTTATTACCTTTCGAATAGTCGGGTAGAGGTTGATGGGGCAAGGCGGTGGGGAAGGGAGCACTTCCATATAAAAtggacgggggtgctcgtcgtacctTTTAGGAGTAAAAAAAGCGGCTTTAGTACCttttagggtgttcagcctcaaaaggtccacagcgggagctttagcggtactctttagggtattgagccgaaAAATCATGACACGAGACATTTGATAATTaactgttttttaattttgtctaattttgTCTTAGGCcggtgtgaaaaaaaaattatgccaCGCCCAACggacaggatcttggtacctcttaggggttcttttcaaatttctgacgagcacccccgtcctttttatatgggagtccattccctccccccccccccccccccgtatGCATTAATATCATTACATGgtagaaaaaccttaaataacaatgaccacaacgaggttttctgagcccgcgagactgagcacccccatcaaaccattgttttaacgaaaaccgctggtcagcaacccgCTTCTGATCATTGCTGTATAAAGGTCTTCCTACACGGTATTGCTCAGTAGCTTAACAAAGCGATGCAGAGTGGAACAGCCTCTCACCACCAGCATTGCGTCAATAGTATTACCAGCTGGCAGCTTTCACAGCCAAGCTCTCTCAGATTGGCAGAATCGATTAATCAATTTATATTGTCCATACCTTTATACGCAATACGCAATAGGAGACCTCCACGCACTGCTTCACTGCTCACTCGCGCGTAGCATCTCTCTTAAATTGCCGAAAATTTTGTGTAATTTCGAATAATATAGGGATGTAAATAAGTTTACTGATTCCAACATGGCGGTTTTGCTAGAGCATTGACAACTTGGGAAACCTGATAGTCTGTAAAGCGCTTTCTATCAGTATTTTGACGTCCGTTATTTCTGTTGTTCAGTAGTTATTTTAATCAGCGAGTTGCTCATTTCTTACTCTTGTCTGGGTTTAATTATGGACTTAATAATCTCTTCACGTTTCACAGCATAGCAATCACATAACAATGAATGGACTGTTCATCAGGAAGCATCCATGCATCACAAGAGGCATAGTACTAGCGTGACGCGTGTCTCAGCTGAAATTTCTGTACACCCTTCACGCTGCCAAGTATCGGCTTGACGGACACAAAAGAGGAAGCGAAATATCGAAACTATTTCTAAATTGCCTATAAAGACAAAGATGTCTTCCCCAGAAAACTGGCAAACAAAGAGGCCCACAATCCGAGAACGAACCAAGTTTATGCTGAACAACGATCTTTTCAGCGATGTGAAGTTTGTGGTTCGTAAATCTGACAGCGATGGCGAAAGTGAAAGTAAGCAAGTTATTCCAGCTCACAAGTTTGTGTTGTCGATTAGTAGTCCTGTGTTTGAAGCCATGTTTTACGGTGAGCTAGCGGAAACTAGTGGCTGCATTGAACTGCCTGACTGTGAATACAACAGTCTGCTGGAGTTGTTTCGTTTCATGTACAGCGATAAAGTGAATTTAAGCGGAAGCAATGTTATGGAGGTCTTTATTTGGCGAAGAAATACATGGTGCCTTCACTGGTTGATCAATGAAGCGAATATGTGCAAAGTAATTTACATCCATCAAATGTTCTCAGCATCCTTCCATTGGCTGAAAAGTACGACGACAAAGCCTTGGTAGATCGATGTTGGAAAGTGATCGACACACAGTCGGAAGAAGTCGTGACGTCAGATGGATTTGCGACAATTCAACGCTCCTTCCTAGAGGCAATCATCTCAAGAGACACTCTTACCATGAAAGAGATCGACCTGTTTAAAGCTGTTCACTTGTGGGCGACAAAGCAATGCAAAATGCAAGGCTTAGAAGCGAATGGTGAAGCAAAAAGAGGGATTCTTGGTGAAGCAGTAGTAAAAAAAATCCGCTTTCCCTTGATGAAAGAACAAGAATTTGCAACCGTTGTCGTTGACGCAAAAATATCCTAACTCCAGACGAAGTAATCAACCTCGTTAAGTTCTTTAATTCAGCATTGGGGGCCACCCCAGTGGGATTTCCAGAGACAAAGCGGTCAGGTTTATCCCCTGTGTTTCGCACTTGTGATAGATTTAACGTCCTAAGTCAGACCGCTTTTGTTTACAGATGCACCGCAAAGGACTGTCTTATTTTTAGCGTGAATAACAACATCAAGTTGCATGGAATGTGTTTATTTGGCAGTATGAACAACGAATATCACGTTAAATTAGTGATTAAGGATCTTCACAGCCAATCTACTGTTAAAACCAAGACGGATAGCTTTAGGTCACAGGTAATGGAATACAAAGTTGGTATTTACTTTGGATTTGAAATTGTTTTTGACACGCCACTTGATGTGAAGAAAGACAGATTATCAAATCGAAGCACTAATCTCTGGGCCCAACTCTGACAAGGGAGACAACGGCCTTTCTTTGGTTGACGTGTCTGGCGTGCAGTTTACATTCAAGGAAAGTAGACATCTCGGTAACGGAACATCGCCTTCCTATGGTCAATTTCCCCGAtttgtgttttctttgtaagattttttttaattgcttgtTCCGCTACATCTGGCAGTCATAAAACAGCGTTTTCAAACTATCAATCATTAGCAAAAATGACAAAGTGTGACGTGTATAGAAAGTACCATGAATCACATTATTCATTACATTATTCGGCCTGTATATGAAAACCAACAACTCGCTCTTAAAAAGCCTACAAGTGGGCTAGGTGGGTTAAATAATGCAAGTACTGAcacttaatttttaaaaaagtcgCTCAAAAATGATGAAGTTAAGGTGCTAAATCAGACTACCTCACCATTTTTTAGGCCAAGCACTGTAGatttttcgacactcaattcaTGACTGAACAAAATAAgctttcaaaagaaatttgaatttcttcAAAGTTATTCTGAATTCTTTCTCTAGCTGCTAGTGGAGGTGATTATATCCTTAATAAATCATAATTAATAAGTTTAACTCATCCGTTTATTTCTCCGAAGCATTCACAGCTATATCACCAATTCACTTATAGGTTGTACACAAGTTGGGTATTTGCTTTTTCTAGAACCTATTTATGTTGCCAATCAcgtcaggggcggatccaggatttttcttaggagggggtgcGCCACTAAAGAATGACGTAGCTGAATGGTAACTTTTTTATTGGGCAGAATGGCAGTTGTATTAAAAAACCGTAGGTCATGTCAGGGAATGGTGCGCACCCCCTACACCTGCCCGTTCACGTCTTGTATTACAAGCACAGTTATCCACTAAATCAATTTCCTGTCTTCAATTGgtttgttgaatgaaaaatttatAATTTCTTTATCTTGTAAGATAATGCACCTGCCTAGTTCCCAGCAAAGTTATATCATATCACGTTTGTTTAACGGTTAATTGTTACATTTTTCTTCTAAAGACACTTGCATGGTTGTAAATGTCAGAGTATTCCGCTGTAGACACGAATTGTAAGATCAGTAGATGTACTGAGCTTCAAGCAGAGATAAGGGATAAATAAAATTCACTCCAACTTCAACTTATCAACTTCATCAGTGTTCCAACTATTACTGAACTTCGTTacggtgcaaaaaaaaaagacattaagAGCAGAATGTTTTGTCAAAACTCTCTATTATTCTGTTCAGATTTTTTTTGCGTTGACTAAGAAGCCTGCGAAGGGCGAAATCTGACCTGATGACGACGTAGTTTTCTTTAGTCGCTGACTCAGTTCGCTTGAAGTCATGCAAGACTATCATCAACGTAAACAAAACTGCCAATACCCTGGTATCTCCACCACTTCAATAATAAAAGTGGCGGAATAACttaatgaaactgaaaaatacgGCGCCGAAAATAGAGATAGAAGGTGGAACTCTAAGTTTTCCTTTGGGCATGATCCAGCAATGAAGCCAATAAAAGATTCATGTTCGAAAAAAATGTCCAGGTGGTGATATTCGCTCTTTAGACCAATTAATCTAGACCAActaaactgctcaaaaacatgttTATTAATTAGGGTATCTATCGCAAGTTCCGATATAATCGCTTTTTAAAATAGAACTTGAGTAGTACTATGGGGGAATATAGACCGGTTTTGAAAcaagcgttctgattggttgatccCGATACAAcgaggcttctgattggtggaaattTTGGGGGTCCGCCATTATCACGTGCACACGTGAACAGGATTGGTTGAGACGGTGGGTCAAAGTCCATGTGACGTCATAATTGGGGGACATCACAGAAAGTATGATTGGAATGTGGACCGAGATCCGGGGGGAACATGAAGGAGACCAGAGGTGATTTTTCTCGAATTAAAACGGTTTAATGATAACAAACTTATTATTTACAAGCGGGAACGTGTGAGGAGACCTGGTGTCTACTCGTCCCTAAATAGGTCCGCTAAAACTTGAGCGAGATCCAGATCCTCTTCGGTGAACCGTTCGTAACCGTAAGGGTAGGTCTGGGCTGTCGTGGGATCCAGGACCCGTTTGGAGTAGACGAGTCGGTAGTCTTTGTGAGAAGGCTGGGTTTCCAAGGTGTAGGTCTTGGCATTTCTTTGAATGGTGTGAGATTGCGTGACACGAGTGGTACGCGGTCGGTCTAGCGGACGATGCAATTCATCCAGAGTGTTTTGACGCAAGACATCGTAATTCAATTGAGTCATCCCTTCGACGTTGAGGGAGAAACCGCGGACCTTGCATACGACGTGACCGTTCTTGGTCTTGTAACCGTAGTTCTTGGGACCGCCCGAGCAGAATTCCACAATGTGATCGCCCGCATCCAATTCGTCCTTGAAGTCACCGAGATAGGCGCCTCGTGGAGGATCCAAGGGCGGGTCGCCAGGACGATGGAGATAGACGACTGAGTCGGTGTCGAAGTAGAGGACGCGTTCACCGAGATGATCGAGGGCTCGATAGAGACGGAGTCGGGCATGACAGGTGGTGAAGGCGGCTATGAAGATGTTGAGGTTGGGTGAAGGCAACACATCGTGCGTTTGGAGTTTGTAATGGACTTCGACCCGGTCTTCGGTGAGGGAACTGACGTAACGGACATCGTGTTGATCGCTGTCGAGGAACTCGATGAACGATTGAGGTTCGGTGAATTCTCGGACCTGAGTCTTGTTGATCCGTTGCCCAAACTTGCCCCACATGGAGTTGAGCATCATCTTAGCCAGGGCTCGGAGTCCAGGGTTCTTTTCAATCTTGGTGGGATCGAGACGAATGCCTTCCCGAGCATAGTAGGCATCGACGTGAGCTTGTTTCTGATCAGGGGTGGTACATCCTTCGGGCCAACCGCTGGCTTCTTCTTTGATTTGGAGCCACGTGTTCACGTAGGATTGGAAAAGTCCCGTGCGTTGCTGATCGAAATGCCATACTTCGTGGACGTGTTGAATGACGTAACCTTTCTGTACAGCCACATCGAGTTCGGGGGTGCACCAAGTACCCACGAGAACACGTTCTTCGTCCGTATGATGACAGGCATGTGTCTTTTCCaaaagaggtttggaaatgttCTCTTCGACGCAGGTACGACATAAGGGAAACGTGAGTTTGTCGTGACTGCGGTAAGGCAACACGGGATGGTAGAGACGTTGGGGTGGAAGGACGGTGCATTTGGCCAAACCAAAATAAGGCGAGAGATCGGTGGTGTCGGGTTCGTAGAGGAAGGTGGGATGTCCCAAGGGATAGGTGCCGTACTTGTTGACCCAAGGATACAAGGACGTGTAATCGTCGTATCGGATTTCTTCCTCCTTCTCCTCGTCGACGTGCGCGTAGAGACGTACGGCATTGGTCCGACCTCCGTAAAAAGCGTCGCGTGGTTCCAGGGGGGCTTGGAGGTGTTGACCGGCTAGAAAGGCCATGATGTCCTGGTTGGTTTGTTTGAGAGCGTTCCAGGTGCATTCCCACATGGTGACGACTTGGTACCCACGGTTGATGAGGAATGTACGTTTCTTGTCGACGAGAGCACGGACCTCGTCCATGGTGCGATCGAGTAAGGTCGGATGCACGTCGGTGCGTTGGGGATGACAGGTCCGACATCCGTGCCAGAAACACCCGCAGAATTCGTAAACAGTCTTGGTATCGGCATCGTAACCGTCGACCGTGTATCGGGTACCGGGAATGCGGTACTCGCCCTCGTTCCGAGCATGCTGGATACGTTGGCGATGCAAGGGATGATAAGCGTCGTACTGTCCGTAGGCACGAGCTAGGGCTTCGTGGTTCTCGTGGTCTTCCGGCGAGAGGGCCAGGTAGGCTCGTTGTCGTAGATGGTGTTCGCACCACGTCAACCATTCCATGGAGGCTTGGGAATGATTGACACGGCCTCGCCATCCTAAGAGAGGTTCGGAAGCAATGGTCTCTTCTTCCATACAGTGCATACGCAAGTAGCGATTGCAGGCAGAGGCGACCGTCATTTGTTCAAAGGGATTGAATTCAGCGCGTGCTTGAAAATCCCGCATGAACGTGAGACATCCTTGTTTCAAGAGTTTCACGTCCGATTGGCAGTAGGCTAAGAGTTCGGCTTGGAAATCAAAGACGACTTCTCGTGCTGCTTGGTCGTCGTACCAGGTATCGAAATCGCGACGTTTCTTGACGGACATGCCGTCGGGCATGTAGAAGGCTTTGTAGGGAAGTCGTCCTACATACGTTTGATGTTCGGGGGTATTGAACAGATGTGGAAAGTATCCTTTCTTGAGTTCGGTGAGCCCGAACGTTTTGGGGAAATCGCTCAGCGGCATCTGGAAGAAGGAGAGCGAATCGATGAAGCGTATGGTGGTCTGTTCATGAGGGTAGGTGAGTTGGAGGACTTTCCCACCGTTTCGTATTTGGTCCAGGTTTCTCTTTTGCCGGTGGAGTTCATCGATGATGGGATAACTGTCATACCCTTTGAAATTGTGAGCGATGACTGTTAGGGGTCGCATTCCGTTTTCGGTGAGTGTTTCTAACCATTCCAGAAAGTGAAAGAGACAGTCATCTCCTTGGAACGACACGGGAGGATCGTCGTCGTCTTCTGTTTCGGCCACCACCAGATTGGGCACGTGACGTCCCTCGACTTGCATGCTCTCAATGTCAAAGAAAACGTGCAAGGGCGgttcctcctcctcctcgtcgtcgtcgtcgtcgtcctcgttatCGCCCGCCAGGAAAGCGTGCAAGCCAGCGGCCTCGTTTTCTAAGAGAGGCGCCAGTCCCTGACTCAGGATCCTTTGGAAGGAGAGTCGCTGCCTTGTCAAGCGTCGTTCTTCGGCGGGAGTCTTTTCGACTTGTAAGAAACATCGATGGGCATGGACGTCGACGTCGTTCTTGCAGCACGAACATTTCCGATACCCGCACCGATGAGTTCGGATCTCTTTGAGACCACGTAACGTGTGGTGACATTCTTTACACTGACGACGGGTGGCACAGACGGAAGGATGTTCAGGATCCTCGGGTTGACCGGCGTGGGTCTTGGTCCGATGGGTTTGGAGACACGTGTCTCCGTAGAAAGAACGTCCACAGAGAATACAGGGTGTCTGAGCCGAGCGGTACTGTCGGTAGGCCTCGGTATAATCAGGGCATCCGTTTTGCAAGCAGGCGCCACAATGATGTCGATTGTTACGACAGGCGTGCTGACCCAAATGATGGTAGGCTTGGAAACACTGACTGCAAAAGTAATCTTGGCCAAAGAATCCGGGTAAGGAAGACAGGGCATCGTAATGACCGTCTTCGTGTAAGAGTCCTAACAACGTGTCCCCGCGGCCGTAAGCAAAACAAGCATAAGCGCGGTTGGCATCTACGACCACGAGGGTGTAGTCTTGAAGACTGGGAGCGGTGACGAGTTGTTGAAGTTGTTCGGGACCGCAGGGTTGAGGAGGAAGACCGACTTCCTCTAGAAGTTCTTGAGCCGCTCGTGTCATGCGACGATGGTTCCATTGGGTCCATTGTCGGCGACGTCGAGGATCGTCTCGATGTTGATGGACCCCTCGAGCGAGAGCGATGGCGCGTGGACAGCATAGATTCTGGTCATCTTGTGGAACGCGTAAGACACAGCGCTTGAATTCTCTGAGACGCGTCGACGCTTGATGCCCtggtaaatgttttcttttgtaaccGGAACCGGTGGGAGCCCCGCGTACGTGAACGAAGGAGAGGGTGAAGGAATCGTCCATTTCAAATTGTTCGTTCGAGTTGAGCATGTGGGAAAGATTCCCAAGTAAAGCATCCACGCGTGGACCTTGAGCGCGCCATTCTCCGGCCCGTAGTCCCCAACCGTTGTAGGCATTGGCGATACGATTGGAGGCTAGAGCGATGTAAATGCGATCGCCATCGGGAATGTCTTGATCGTTGATTAAGTCATCTAGAGCGGTACGAAGACCTTGCACGAGGGCATCGGTGAGACGTTGTCGGGGGATGAACGCTCCGATCTGTCGAGGGCGAAGTTGAAAGACGCGTTCACGAACACCGAGACGAACACTACGCCGTTCGACCACAGGGAGTCTTTCA encodes:
- the LOC137995497 gene encoding uncharacterized protein gives rise to the protein MDSDSDSDLVEALDEFEQIGGAAPGRFVFERLPVVERRSVRLGVRERVFQLRPRQIGAFIPRQRLTDALVQGLRTALDDLINDQDIPDGDRIYIALASNRIANAYNGWGLRAGEWRAQGPRVDALLGNLSHMLNSNEQFEMDDSFTLSFVHVRGAPTGSGYKRKHLPGHQASTRLREFKRCVLRVPQDDQNLCCPRAIALARGVHQHRDDPRRRRQWTQWNHRRMTRAAQELLEEVGLPPQPCGPEQLQQLVTAPSLQDYTLVVVDANRAYACFAYGRGDTLLGLLHEDGHYDALSSLPGFFGQDYFCSQCFQAYHHLGQHACRNNRHHCGACLQNGCPDYTEAYRQYRSAQTPCILCGRSFYGDTCLQTHRTKTHAGQPEDPEHPSVCATRRQCKECHHTLRGLKEIRTHRCGYRKCSCCKNDVDVHAHRCFLQVEKTPAEERRLTRQRLSFQRILSQGLAPLLENEAAGLHAFLAGDNEDDDDDDEEEEEPPLHVFFDIESMQVEGRHVPNLVVAETEDDDDPPVSFQGDDCLFHFLEWLETLTENGMRPLTVIAHNFKGYDSYPIIDELHRQKRNLDQIRNGGKVLQLTYPHEQTTIRFIDSLSFFQMPLSDFPKTFGLTELKKGYFPHLFNTPEHQTYVGRLPYKAFYMPDGMSVKKRRDFDTWYDDQAAREVVFDFQAELLAYCQSDVKLLKQGCLTFMRDFQARAEFNPFEQMTVASACNRYLRMHCMEEETIASEPLLGWRGRVNHSQASMEWLTWCEHHLRQRAYLALSPEDHENHEALARAYGQYDAYHPLHRQRIQHARNEGEYRIPGTRYTVDGYDADTKTVYEFCGCFWHGCRTCHPQRTDVHPTLLDRTMDEVRALVDKKRTFLINRGYQVVTMWECTWNALKQTNQDIMAFLAGQHLQAPLEPRDAFYGGRTNAVRLYAHVDEEKEEEIRYDDYTSLYPWVNKYGTYPLGHPTFLYEPDTTDLSPYFGLAKCTVLPPQRLYHPVLPYRSHDKLTFPLCRTCVEENISKPLLEKTHACHHTDEERVLVGTWCTPELDVAVQKGYVIQHVHEVWHFDQQRTGLFQSYVNTWLQIKEEASGWPEGCTTPDQKQAHVDAYYAREGIRLDPTKIEKNPGLRALAKMMLNSMWGKFGQRINKTQVREFTEPQSFIEFLDSDQHDVRYVSSLTEDRVEVHYKLQTHDVLPSPNLNIFIAAFTTCHARLRLYRALDHLGERVLYFDTDSVVYLHRPGDPPLDPPRGAYLGDFKDELDAGDHIVEFCSGGPKNYGYKTKNGHVVCKVRGFSLNVEGMTQLNYDVLRQNTLDELHRPLDRPRTTRVTQSHTIQRNAKTYTLETQPSHKDYRLVYSKRVLDPTTAQTYPYGYERFTEEDLDLAQVLADLFRDE